The following proteins are encoded in a genomic region of Cryptococcus neoformans var. neoformans JEC21 chromosome 2 sequence:
- a CDS encoding longevity-assurance protein, putative produces the protein MACNLTTSAIPSLLHSYVPQSLRPFVTLSYPITDPLAHPSAQTLYDKGPRDACFVVFWALAFTVLREAAMKGVFSPFMRICLPSPPRVKGQEREYAKARKKREHTVTRFAEQGWSWLYCSIYWTFGVIVLRQNASPTSPEQLWGTYPVIPLPALTKFYYLSQLGWWFHQLLVINCEKRRKDHWQMFGHHILTITLIVGSYAMNFTSVGVLIHCLMDFCDILLPLAKMFRYLSFTTLCDFTFVVFLISWFITRQVGLFLVIRSTYLDLPKFIPFEWTPEQGRFLTYWTHIGFVSMLSILWILATAWFYMACIVAIRVVRGMGAEDSRSDDESEEDALEQVPESVGTSTAITSEAEEDLRKRK, from the exons ATGGCGTGCAACCTCACCACCTCCGCCATCCCgtccctcctccactcctATGTCCCACAGTCCCTGCGGCCCTTTGTGACCTTGTCGTATCCCATCACAGACCCGCTCGCCCACCCGTCGGCGCAGACACTGTACGACAAGGGCCCGCGAGATGCCTGCTTCGTGGTCTTCTGGGCGCTGGCATTCACTGTGCTCCGGGAGGCGGCCATGAAGGGtgtcttctctccctttaTGCGAATATGTCTGCCAAGCCCGCCGAGGGTCAAGGGACAGGAGAGAGAATATGCAAAGgccaggaagaagagggagcaTACCGTCACGCGGTTTGCAGAGCAAGGTTGGAGCTGGCTGTATTGCTCTATATATTGGACGTTTGGCGTC ATTGTCCTCCGTCAAAATGCCTCTCCAACATCTCCCGAGCAGCTCTGGGGCACATACCCGGtcatccctctcccagCACTTACCAAGTTTTACTATCTCTCCCAGCTCGGTTGGTGGTTCCACCAGCTGCTCGTGATCAACTGCGagaagcgaagaaaagACCACTGGCAGATGTTTGGGCACCACATCTTGACCATTACTTTGATTGTGGGGAGCTATGCCATGAACTTTACCTCGGTCGGTGTCCTTATCCACTGTCTTATGGACTTTTGCGACATTCTCTTACCA CTCGCCAAAATGTTTCGCtatctctccttcaccacTCTCTGCGACTTCACattcgtcgtcttcctcatctcatGGTTCATCACTCGACAAGTCggtctcttcctcgtcatccgcAGCACCTATCTCGACTTGCCCAAATTCATCCCCTTTGAATGGACTCCCGAACAAGGCCGATTCCTTACCTACTGGACACACATTGGCTTTGTCTCCAtgctctccatcctctggATCCTCGCGACCGCGTGGTTTTACATGGCTTGCATTGTCGCTATCCGCGTGGTACGAGGTATGGGTGCTGAAGACTCGagaagtgatgatgagtcCGAAGAGGACGCGTTGGAGCAAGTGCCAGAGAGTGTAGGTACTTCAACTGCGATCACATCtgaagcagaagaggatttGCGAAAGCGAAAATGA
- a CDS encoding transcription factor, putative, producing the protein MGKKVIASGGDNGPNTIYKATYSGVPVYEMVCRDVAVMRRRSDAYLNATQILKVAGFDKPQRTRVLEREVQKGEHEKVQGGYGKYQGTWIPIERGLALAKQYGVEDILRPIIDYVPTSVSPPPAPKHSVAPPSKARRDKEKETGRTKATPSRTGPTSAAALQAQAQLNRAKMHDSTPDADASFRSFEERVSLTPEDDSSSDTPSPVASVMTDQDMEVDKMGMHMSMPNVTLSQNMEELGAGSRKRSAAMMMEDEDQFGQLRSIRGNSAVHTPHGTPRHLGIGMPPEPIGPEQYTDIILNYFVSETSQIPSILVSPPHDFDPNAPIDDDGHTALHWACAMGRVRVVKLLLTAGASIFAGNNAEQTPLMRSVMFSNNYDMRKFPELYELLHRSTLNIDKQNRTVFHHIANLALTKGKTHAAKYYMETILARLADYPQELADVINFQDEEGETALTIAARARSRRLVKALLDHGANPKIKNRDSRSAEDYILEDERFRSSPVPAPNGGIGKASTSAAAEKPLFAPQLYFSEAARLCGGQALTDITSHMQSLARSFDAELQGKERDILQAKALLTNIHTEVTENGRSITAITNQAAPLEEKRRELEALQASLKTRVKDALKKGYIGWLEGELVREQRWENGELEGNEEEKAAVQALRDVPTGGQEVVQAEEEKLRWEIEEKRKRRAMFVEKFVRAQTEAGTSEQIAKYRKLVSAGLGGVSTNEVDELMNQLLEGLEEENDNQVYNTTAGESGPSSWVQ; encoded by the exons ATGGGCAAGAAGGTCATCGCCTCTGGTGGGGATAATGGGCCCAATACCATCTACAAG GCCACATATAG TGGAGT GCCCGTATACGAGATGGTCTGTCGCGATGTCGCGGTTATGCGCAGACGTTCAGACGCGTACCTGAACGCGACTCAAATTCTGAAAGTAGCCGGTTTCGACAAGCCTCAGCGAACACGAGttttggagagagaagtGCAAAAGGGAGAGCATGAAAAGGTTCAGGGTGGCTACGGAAAATATCAAG GTACCTGGATTCCTATCGAGCGCGGTCTTGCTCTTGCCAAGCAATATGGTGTTGAAGACATTCTCCGACCCATCATTGACTACGTTCCTACCTCTGTATCTCCTCCCCCTGCCCCTAAACACTCTGTCGCGCCTCCTTCGAAAGCCCGCAGGgacaaggaaaaagaaaccGGTCGAACCAAGGCTACTCCTTCACGAACCGGGCCAACATCAGCAGCtgctcttcaagctcaagcaCAACTTAATCGTGCCAAGATGCATGATTCCACTCCCGACGCTGATGCTAGCTTCCGCTCTTTCGAGGAGAGAGTCAGCTTAACGCCTGAAGATGATTCGAGCAGTGATACACCGAGCCCAGTCGCGAGTGTTATGACTGACCAGGACATGGAAGTCGATAAGATGGGGATGCACATGAGCATGCCCAACGTGACACTGTCCCAAAATATGGAGGAACTGGGAGCTGGCTCAAGAAAACGTAGCGCCgcaatgatgatggaagatgaagaccAATTTGGCCAGCTCCGGTCCATCAGGGGTAATAGCGCTGTACACACTCCTCACGGTACTCCTCGACATCTTGGTATCGGTATGCCCCCGGAACCAATCGGCCCGGAGCAATACACCGATATTATCCTTAACTACTTCGTCTCTGAAACCTCGCAAATACCGTCTATCCTCGTCAGCCCTCCTCACGACTTTGATCCTAATGCTCCCATTGACGATGACGGCCACACCGCGCTTCACTGGGCTTGTGCCATGGGTCGAGTACGCGTTGTCAAGCTGCTTCTCACTGCAGGCGCGTCAATCTTTGCTGGTAATAATGCCGAACAAACTCCTCTTATGCGCAGCGTCATGTTTTCAAATAACTATGACATGCGTAAATTCCCCGAGCTTTACGAACTTCTTCACCGATCTACTCTTAATATTGACAAGCAAAATCGAACCGTTTTCCACCACATCGCCAATCTTGCCCTAACAAAAGGCAAAACTCATGCCGCCAAGTACTACATGGAGACTATCCTCGCGCGTTTGGCCGACTACCCTCAAGAACTTGCCGACGTGATCAACTttcaagatgaagaaggtgaaacTGCTTTAACTATTGCTGCGCGTGCCAGAAGCCGTCGACTGGTGAAGGCTCTGCTCGACCACGGTGCCAATCCCAAGATCAAGAACCGTGACTCCCGCTCAGCTGAAGATTATATCCTCGAGGATGAGCGATTCCGTTCATCTCCCGTTCCAGCTCCCAACGGTGGCATCGGTAAAGCTAGCACCTCTGCTGCCGCCGAAAAACCTCTCTTTGCTCCTCAGTTGTACTTCTCCGAAGCGGCCAGGTTATGTGGCGGCCAAGCATTAACCGACATCACTTCCCACATGCAGTCACTCGCACGATCTTTCGACGCTGAATTGCAAGGCAAAGAACGAGACATTCTCCAAGCCAAGGCTCTTCTTACCAACATCCATACTGAGGTTACCGAAAATGGTCGATCAATCACTGCTATCACCAATCAAGCGGCTCCCCTTGAAGAAAAACGACGTGAGCTTGAGGCTCTACAAGCATCTCTGAAGACAAGAGTAAAGGAcgctttgaagaagggttaTATCGGGTGGCTTGAGGGCGAACTGGTAAGGGAACAACGATGGGAGAACGGTGAGCTCGAGggaaatgaagaggagaaggcggctGTTCAGGCATTAAGGGATGTTCCTACCGGTGGTCAGGAGGTTGTTCAGgccgaggaggaaaagttAAGATGGgagattgaggagaagaggaagcgaaGGGCTATGTTTGTGGAAAAATTTGTCAGAGCACAGACCGAA GCTGGTACAAGTGAACAGATTGCCAAGTACAGGAAACTGGTATCCGCTGGGCTCGGAGGTGTTTCAACAAATGAAGTAGATGAGTTGATGAACCAGTTATTAGAA GGTctcgaagaggagaatgaTAATCAAGTGTACAACACAACCGCTGGAGAATCAGGTCCTTCATCATGGGTGCAGTAA
- a CDS encoding DNA polymerase Delta, small subunit, putative, with the protein MATVLPEPEGIPCIRPAASYDPLTELSKPFTIDPASRSYKHQYANIYFVRLVEQRPAVEKKATEKWKDVKGNPPLLPRILNLTRSQLCYIVGTVYMEMPLKPNILEDMARDHWLAAPIPRTKFFSAQDSIHLEDESGRVRLIGDAIQRERDREGGGLVTGVIMAALGMETPSGDFEVIDICFAGMPDKLVLNPAPSSAKRKGKEKVENDEDIDMQEDAKIELPENAKTWIAMVSGLSIGTQEASTDLKAEMLVEWLMGEIGGHSDQLGGGRIARLIIAGNSLTLPVKGEDDKKIKRFNSTSKPLFPNHPTKTLATLFADLLSSSLPIHLIPGPSDPAGATLPQQPLPKILFGGKAKTEGLECETNPTWMEVGGRSFLTTGGQAIDDIFKYVPGNSRLGMTQRTLEWRHMAPTAPDTLWIYPFPDTDPFIMNYRPDVYIVGNQPEFETTIIGDEDAPTRLVLLPSFAKTGVIAFVCLETLECRTLEFEAPMWVGETMAGEAEGVDNEEMES; encoded by the exons ATGGCTACGGTTCTCCCAGAACCAGAGGGAATCCCCTGTATCCGCCCGGCTGCGTCCTACGATCCCCTCACAGAGCTCTCGAAACCATTCACAATCGACCCGGCTTCTCGATCATACAAGCACCAGTATGCCAACATCTACTTTGTGAGGTTGGTCGAGCAGCGCCCTGctgttgagaagaaggctacGGAAAAGTGGAAGGATGTTAAGG GCAATCCACCGCTTTTACCGCGTATCCTCAACTTGACCCGGTCACAGCTTTGCTATATCGTCGGTACAGTTTATATGGAAATGCCTCTGAAACCCAATATTCTGGAAGATATGGCTCGAGAC CACTGGCTCGCTGCACCTATTCCAAGAACGAAATTCTTTTCCGCTCAAGATTCCATCCACCTTGAAGATGAGTCAGGCCGAGTGCGACTGATAGGCGATGCCATCcagagggaaagagatagGGAAGGAGGTGGTCTTGTGACGGGAGTGATCATGGCCGCATTGGGGATGGAAACTCCTTCCGGGGATTTCGAGGTGATCGACATATGCTTTGCAGGAATGCCCGATAAGCTTGTTCTTAACCCTGCGCCATCCAGTgccaaaagaaaaggaaaagaaaaagttgaAAATGACGAGGACATTGATATGCAAGAAG ATGCTAAAATTGAACTCCCAGAGAATGCAAAAACTTGGATAGCTATGGTGTCTGGTTTGTCGATCGGTACCCAAGAAGCGTCGACGGATCTCAAGGCTGAAATGTTGGTCGAATGGTTGATGGGAGAGATTGGAGGACATTCA GATCAGCTGGGTGGTGGACGGATAGCGCGGTTAATCATAGCGGGTAACTCTTTAACACTTCCTGTaaaaggtgaagatgataaAAAGATT AAACGCTTCAACTCCACCTCCAAacccctcttccccaaccACCCGACAAAAACCCTTGCAACGCTTTTCGCcgaccttctttcctcatctctaCCTATTCACCTTATACCCGGACCGTCCGACCCTGCGGGtgccactcttcctcaacaacctTTGCCGAAAATCTTATTTGGAGGTAAAGCGAAAACAGAAGGACTGGAGTGTGAGACAAACCCTACATGGATGGAAGTTGGCGGAAGAAG CTTCCTTACTACCGGTGGTCAGGCAATAGATGACATTTTTAAATACGTGCCCGGCAACTCTAGACTAGGTATGACACAACGTACATTAGAATGGCGGCATATGGCACCTACAGCACCCGACACCCTGTGGATATACCCCTTCCCTGACACTGACCCTTTTATCATGAATTATCGACCGGACGTGTATATTGTTGGTAACCAACCAGAGTTTGAAACGACCATTATTGGAG ATGAGGACGCTCCCACACGTCTTGTACTCCTCCCATCATTTGCCAAGACGGGCGTAATTGCTTTTGTCTGTCTCGAAACGCTGGAATGCAGGACGCTTGAATTTGAGGCGCCCATGTGGGTTGGAGAAACCATGGCTGGTGAAGCAGAGGGCGTTGATaatgaagaaatggaatCATAG
- a CDS encoding expressed protein produces MKFSNTAPQHLANREVLDHFISLKQETDRLGEAIALKKARDSAAARKLYPLERDDPDKKDDPSLFEPLNAEKEAELKVAERRGLSAELVWVQNEVIKYLCSDMVPTSRQTPEGVAQLANELQDHQLTKAEILQLCNLAPGEPVTLYSIIEEADTRFYPDASGKLDEIGNQIYNTLLTSPPDELLPYMPDRPGAVSNEDVYDPVYLDNADAEMEEMAMMQEEEFIHETGREGGVDDEQDGDMD; encoded by the exons ATGAAG TTCTCTAACACGGCACCGCAACATTTGGCGAATCGTGAAGTCCTGGATCACTTTATCTCTCTCAAGCAAGAGACCGATCGCTTGGGAGAGGCCATCGCTCTCAAAAAGGCCAGGGATTCCGCGGCGGCAAGGAAGTTGTATCCGTTAGAAAGGGATGATCCGGACAAAAAGGACGATCCTAGTTTATTTGAACCTCTCAatgcggagaaggaagcagagCTGAAGGTggcagagagaagaggattaAGTGCGGAGTTGGTCTGGGTCCAGAACGAG GTTATAAAATATCTTTGTTCTGACATGGTACCGACTTCCCGTCAAACACCAGAGGGCGTTGCTCAACTGGCAAACGAGCTGCAAGATCATCAACTTACAAAGGCCGAAATCCTTCAGTTATGTAATCTTGCACCTGGAGAACCAGTCACTCTCTACTCT ATAATAGAAGAAGCAGATACGCGTTTCTACCCCGATGCTTCTGGGAAGCTGGACGAAATTGGCAACCAAATCTACAATACTCTCCTTACTTCCCCACCCGACGAACTTCTTCCCTACATGCCTGACCGGCCGGGTGCCGTTTCCAATGAGGATGTTTATGACCCAGTATATCTTGACAATGCCGATGctgagatggaagagatggctATGAtgcaggaggaagagttcATCCACGAGActggaagagaaggtggagTGGATGACGAGCAAGATGGAGATATGGACTAA
- a CDS encoding mitochondrial inner membrane protein, putative, producing the protein MSFIRPSATPAFRAVGLGLGRRCLHNSRPLALGASQVKRDALVASNETGGFKYIPGGPILPGTVNDATTFPTPNKSHGSYHWAFERLLSASLIPITVGAAVSSGSAYPIMDGILAISLIVHTHIGFDACVVDYVHPRKFPVLGPITKWILRAATGLSVWGVYEFNTNDIGLTELVKRAWTA; encoded by the exons ATGTCCTTCATCAGACCATCAGCAACGCCTGCTTTCCGCGCCGTGGGATTGGGTCTCGGGAGGAGGTGCTTGCACAACT CTCGACCTCTGGCTCTCGGAGCGAGCCAAGTGAAGAGGGATGCGTTGGTGGCGTCCAACGAAACAGGTGGCTTCAAGTACATTCCTGGAGGCC CCATCCTTCCCGGCACTGTCAACGACgccaccaccttccccacTCCCAACAAGTCTCACGGCTCTTACCACTGGGCGTTTGAGCGGCTCCTTTCCGCTAGTTTGATACCCATCACTGTCGGTGCCGCCGTCTCCTCGGGTAGCGCCTAC CCCATAATGGACGGTATCCTCGCCATTTCCCTCATTGTCCACACCCATATCGGTTTCGATGCTTGCGTTGTTGATTATGTCCACCCCCGAAAGTTCCCTGTCCTTGGTCCCATCACCAAGTGGATCTTGCGAGCTGCTACCGGTTTGAGTGTTTGGGGTGTCTACGAGTTCAACACCAACGACATTGGTCTTACTGAACTCGTCAAGCGGGCTTGGACTGCCTAA
- a CDS encoding expressed protein — MATQLAMDWTDFHHSQWPKQQDSGGLVPPTDEWDLNDVLNTEMFGSSSTLAASSSEQEPRPSSSNSLPLNISEPLGSNDALFQSYISQSTKMLGGMGETEQLLETERAFPGDGALPSSITNPRGRAVTADAPTPSYKPASASGEPPLRRGMACMFCRRRKLRCSGEKPTCASCVRHNQSCEYRVTENFSKVRSRKNGIYEGNHNPNYHYSQRPIANFSVPLPPIFGGLLSYAPAQHEQPGFDPVPSNASSSTPSVSAIFNSASQAVQPCPSPSTNTDHPPQSSAPETVSFFPEKEEEDAVERLTERLGEFLFSHKGSEDTSRAVDTPTLSKETGWQKKRKTGKDGRWATDGKPTSENVRRAGVLQTTIESDGLSNETRNALLEFFLSSPYKFFDMNIPRLRYRLSFTDKRRPALALLNAMYLWAARLSDVPNSDAMERHFFTKACQHLGSATASDDQLMDTIRAAALLSIYMYTRSRYHEGWLVAGVAVRLVLSSGIHQISSLTFQPSPSEDPLLRNRVHLLSPPKDPIELGERVHTFWIVFIVERAGALATGFPSTIRDEDILTPFGKPLSDISSQNVTLHDDITITDMYHDTGDSNPKTIYTHNSQWIQALAILERASKLAFLKPSRDSDYTKAWVEYTNALRSSNAQASPPSPPPVYLNQPKHRNPREYRECLLALDNLRKNLGVEGLSPLERKRMADAIGAQLVIPPRTIHLHHHFAATELLLHDINCTDADNSEAMKAARQSVDLIRCLPQTTYHRFDGEISVVWCLIAKCMIKELGRLKRAGDDDACELVSEDVDVIINELHHVGEALHMSRTQAKAMEELKRVVLSSHKEPTSPVGNA, encoded by the exons ATGGCCACCCAACTGGCCATGGACTGGACGGACTTTCACCACTCTCAGTGGCCGAAGCAACAAGATAGTGGCGGCCTTGTACCGCCCACCGACGAATGGGATCTTAATGACGTCCTCAACACGGAAATGTTTGGCTCCTCAAGTACTCTTGCGGCTTCATCATCGGAGCAAGAGCCTCGACCATCGTCAAGTAACAGCCTTCCACTGAACATATCTGAGCCCCTGGGCTCCAATGATGCCCTGTTCCAGTCATATATTTCGCAGAGCACGAAAATGTTAGGCGGGATGGGAGAGACTGAACAATTATTGGAAACGGAGCGTGCATTTCCTGGAGATGGAGCATTGCCCTCTTCCATTACAAACCCTCGTGGTCGTGCCGTTACCGCAGACGCCCCTACCCCGTCGTACAAACCGGCGTCGGCATCTGGAGAACCTCCTTTGAGGAGAGGGAT GGCTTGTATGTTTTGCCGGCGAAGGAAACTT CGGTGCTCTGGAGAAAAGCCAACATGTGCGAGCTGTGTCAGACACAACCAATCATGTGAATACCGGGTAACTGAAAATTTTTCAAAGGTTCGATCCCGAAAGA ATGGAATCTATGAGGGCAACCATAACCCAAATTATCACTATTCGCAACGACCTATCGCCAATTTCTCAGTTCCTTTACCTCCTATTTTTGGTGGCCTTTTATCTTATGCTCCTGCACAGCACGAACAACCCGGATTTGATCCAGTTCCTTCCaacgcttcttcttccacccctTCCGTTTCGGCAATATTCAATTCCGCCTCCCAAGCTGTACAGCCTTGCCCCTCACCCTCCACAAATACCGACCATCCTCCACAGTCTTCGGCACCGGAAACCGTTAGCTTCTTTccggagaaggaagaggaggacgcCGTTGAGCGTTTAACCGAACGACTAGGAGAATTTCTGTTTAGTCACAAAGGGAGTGAAGATACCTCTCGAGCTGTGGATACCCCCACTCTGAGTAAAGAAACGGGGtggcaaaagaaaaggaagacggGGAAAGATGGCAGATGGGCGACGGATGGGAAGCCGACGAGCGAGAATGTAAGACGGGCTGGAGTTCTGCAGACGACGATAGAGTCTGATGGGTTGAGTAATGAGACTCGTAATGCTTT GCTGGAGTTCTTCCTGTCAAGCCCATACAAGTTCTTTGACATGAATATCCCTCGTTTGCGATATCGCTTGTCATTTACCGATAAGAGAAGACCGGCGTTGGCACTGTTGAATGCGATG TATCTATGGGCCGCGCGACTTTCTGATGTGCCCAACTCTGATGCAATGGAGCGACATTTCTTCACCAAAGCTTGTCAACATCTGGGGTCTGCCACCGCAAGCGATGATCAACTCATGGACACTATCAGAGCTGCTGCCCTTCTAAGCATCTACATGTATACCCGAAGCCGCTATCACGAG GGCTGGTTAGTAGCAGGTGTCGCTGTTAGACTGGTACTTTCCTCGGGTATACATCaaatttcttctctcactttccagccttctccctccgaaGATCCGCTACTGCGTAACAGagttcatcttctttcgccTCCTAAAGATCCCATAGAGCTGGGGGAGCGCGTACATACTTT TTGGATTGTGTTTATAGTGGAGCGAGCAGGGGCGTTAGCGACTGGGTTTCCATCTACCATACGTGACGAAGATATCTTGACGCCTTTTGGCAAGCCTCTGAGCGACATATCATCC CAAAACGTCACTCTACATGATGATATCACTATAACGGACATGTATCACGATACAGGCGACTCGAATCCCAAAACGATTTATACACACAA TTCACAATGGATCCAGGCATTAGCAATACTCGAACGGGCTTCAAAACTAGCTTTCCTCAAACCTTCCCGAGACTCTGATTATACAAAGGCTTGGGTGGAATACACAAACGCCCTACGTTCCAGCAACGCTCAAGCATCTCCCCCTTCGCCGCCACCTGTTTATCTTAATCAACCGAAGCACAGGAACCCGAGAGAGTACCGAGAATGTCTGCTGGCTTTGGACAATCTTCGTAAAAATTTGGGTGTGGAGGGACTATCGCCTTtagagaggaagaggatggccGATGCCATTGGAGCGCAATTGGTTATCCCGCCCAGGACAATCCATTTG CATCATCACTTTGCAGCGACTGAGCTGCTGCTTCATGACATCAACTGTACAGATGCTGATAATAGCGAGGCTATGAAAGCTGCTCGTCAGAGTGTCGATCTGATTAGGTGTCTGCCTCAAACT ACGTATCATCGCTTCGACGGGGAGATTTCAGTAGTATGGTGTTTGATTGCAAAGTGTATGATCAAGGAGTTGGGGCGTTTAAAGCGAGCtggagatgacgatg CTTGTGAACTAGTTTCTGAGGACGTCGACGTCATCATTAACGAACTACATCATGTTGGAGAAGCGTTACATATGTC TCGTACACAAGCGAAGGCGATGGAAGAGCTCAAACGTGTAGTTCTGTCAAGCCATAAAGAGCCAACTTCACCTGTCGGAAATGCCTAG
- a CDS encoding DNA strand annealing, putative: MSVSTKLLENYLEHQQTNPGLERSFSAPALSNRLTRPIQKPTLQNRSLKMDPNDSSYMGRQNFPVSTPIQGFASQWSEERVHQIQARLARKLGPEYITQRPGPGGTSKLCYIEGWKVVELANDVFGFNGWSTTVVSLTTDFLDVNKDGRVSVNCTAIIRVTLLDGTFHEDVGCGQGDNMKGRGAALDKAQKEAITDGTKRALRSFGNMLGNCLYDKDYTKEVVKMRVPPVRFNRDALERRPEFLPAGVPAMPPAGPSHVSPIPSHLNNAPRPQAPAPVQNNMLPPPNIPPQPPAAPATPLKSVNEMHDDDVTIALDENFDPEFADFYGSDSIFAELDDQSIQAGPNLSNSNNTDPETPKPVPVPEQPAYQNRQRPDLTKAASDNQITTPKPANHQFNPAFKPTINPQGTNHHTEANNGLPKPGHSNTPPVLGNQNNQTGGPSSSAGSTTGSKPVLPKSRPLGGFAFPGKQTPKQSRANAIASAFKQAGRTPQSPRIPSGGVDFVAKRATTKLMVEGARLGLEENCDIDPVADGFQGFSSARGLKRLSEEQRRSMSPTKEASNPGLASSETRTALGELPVEDESSWSSKRPRTSK; this comes from the exons ATGAGCGTTTCGACAAAGCTCTTGGAAAACTATCTCGAACATCAGCAGACAAATCCAGGACTCGAAAGAAGCTTCTCAGCACCTGCACTCTCCAATCGGCTCACCCGTCCCATCCAAAAACCCACATTGCAAAACCGATCTCTCAAAATGGATCCAAACGACTCAAGCTATATGGGCCGCCAGAACTTTCCTGTTTCTACACCGATACAAGGGTTTGCTAGTCAATGGTCTGAAGAAAGAGTTCATCAGATTCAAGCTAGACTGGCAAGGAAGCTCGGTCCAGAGTATATCACACAAAGACCAGGTCCGGGTGGAACTTCCAAGTTGTG CTACATTGAGGGCTGGAAAG TGGTGGAGCTGGCAAATGACGTCTTTGGTTTTAACGGATGGTCAACGACTGTCGTGTCTCTCACAACCGACTTT CTTGACGTCAATAAGGACGGTAGGGTATCTGTTAATTGCACTGCAATCATCAGAGTTACACTCTTAGACGGAACTTTCCATGAAGATGTTGGGTGTGGACAGGGAGATAATATGAAAGGCAGAGGTGCCGCGTTGGACAAG GCACAAAAGGAAGCTATCACGGATGGTACGAAACGAGCATTGAGGTCGTTTGGTAATATGCTGGGCAACTGTTTGTACGACAAAGATTACACGAAAGAAGTGGTCAAGATGAGGGTCCCTCCA GTGCGATTTAACCGTGATGCCCTCGAGCGACGACCAGAATTTTTGCCTGCTGGTGTACCCGCTATGCCACCTGCCGGCCCATCACATGTATCGCCCATTCCTTCTCACCTCAATAATGCCCCTCGCCCTCAGGCACCTGCTCCTGTCCAAAATAACATGTTACCTCCTCCAAACATCCCACCTCAACCTCCTGCTGCGCCAGCTACTCCATTAAAATCTGTCAACGAAATGCatgatgacgatgttaCCATTGCTTTGGACGAAAACTTTGACCCAGAATTTGCCGACTTTTATGGGAGCGATTCCATCTTTGCCGAGCTAGATGATCAGTCGATTCAAGCTGGTCCCAACCTTAGTAATTC TAATAATACGGATCCAGAGACTCCCAAACCTGTGCCCGTGCCGGAACAGCCAGCCTACCAGAACCGTCAACGTCCCGATCTCACGAAAGCCGCTTCCGATAACCAGATTACTACACCCAAGCCGGCCAATCATCAATTCAATCCGGCTTTCAAACCGACTATCAACCCTCAAGGCACCAATCATCACACCGAGGCGAACAACGGCCTTCCCAAACCTGGCCATTCCAATACTCCGCCCGTCCTGGGCAACCAAAACAACCAAACTGGAGGACCCAGCTCAAGTGCGGGGAGTACTACTGGGTCAAAACCTGTGCTCCCCAAATCGAGACCATTAGGTGGTTTTGCATTTCCCGGAAAG CAAACCCCGAAACAGTCTCGAGCTAACGCCATAGCTTCCGCCTTTAAACAAGCAGGCCGTACTCCGCAATCCCCACGGATACCCTCTGGCGGTGTTGACTTCGTTGCCAAACGAGCAACGACCAAACTTATGGTGGAAGGCGCAAGGTTggggttggaagagaatTGTGATATTGATCCTGTTGCCGATGGATTTCAGGGATTTTCTAGTGCGAGAGGTCTGAAAAGATTATCGGAAGAACAGCGGAGAAG TATGTCGCCCACTAAGGAAGCGTCAAATCCTGGGCTGGCGTCGAGCGAAACCAGGACGGCATTAGGTGAACTACCAGTGGAAGACGAAAGTAGTTGGTCGTCCAAACGGCCGCGGACGAGTAAATGA